In Streptococcus respiraculi, one DNA window encodes the following:
- the truB gene encoding tRNA pseudouridine(55) synthase TruB, whose protein sequence is MLSGIINVKKEAGMTSHDVVFKLRKILREKKIGHGGTLDPDVTGVLPIAVGKATRLIEYMQEEGKVYEGEITLGFSTTTEDASGEVVERTAIPMTLTEEEIDQAMQGFVGTITQIPPMYSAVKVNGRKLYEYARAGETVERPERQVDIYQFDRISPLLFENDCVRFSFRVRCSKGTYVRTLSVDLGTQLGFASHMSHLVRTGSSGMVIADALTIEEIAHLVEMDDVTFLQPIEQGIGDVPTVLLTEEEVTDVKHGRFVVLDRSENVLAAFFEGQLVAMLEKREGSYKPRKVFI, encoded by the coding sequence ATGCTTTCAGGAATTATCAATGTAAAAAAAGAAGCGGGGATGACCTCGCATGATGTGGTATTTAAACTACGTAAGATTTTAAGAGAAAAGAAGATTGGACACGGTGGCACCCTTGACCCCGATGTGACAGGGGTCTTGCCAATTGCAGTTGGAAAAGCGACCCGCCTCATTGAATATATGCAGGAAGAAGGGAAAGTCTACGAGGGCGAAATCACGCTTGGATTTTCAACAACAACAGAAGATGCGTCTGGTGAAGTGGTGGAGCGGACTGCAATTCCAATGACTTTGACGGAAGAAGAAATCGACCAAGCTATGCAAGGGTTTGTCGGAACAATCACCCAGATTCCTCCTATGTATTCGGCAGTTAAGGTCAATGGCCGCAAGCTCTACGAATATGCACGAGCTGGGGAAACAGTTGAGCGACCTGAGCGTCAGGTAGACATCTATCAGTTTGATCGGATTAGCCCACTCCTTTTTGAAAATGACTGTGTACGCTTTTCCTTTCGTGTGCGTTGTAGTAAAGGAACTTATGTGCGTACCTTGTCCGTGGACTTAGGAACTCAGCTCGGTTTTGCTAGCCATATGTCTCATTTGGTGCGGACAGGTTCTTCAGGCATGGTGATTGCAGATGCGTTGACCATTGAAGAAATTGCTCACTTAGTGGAAATGGATGATGTCACATTTTTGCAACCGATTGAGCAAGGAATTGGCGATGTACCAACAGTTTTGCTGACGGAAGAAGAAGTAACGGATGTAAAACATGGGCGTTTTGTGGTACTAGATAGGTCAGAAAATGTCCTTGCTGCTTTCTTTGAAGGGCAATTAGTTGCCATGTTAGAAAAAAGAGAAGGATCCTATAAGCCTAGAAAGGTTTTTATCTAG
- a CDS encoding bifunctional riboflavin kinase/FAD synthetase, protein MKRITINDYKDIQPQGDTVLVLGYFDGIHLGHKALLDKARAIADQRGLTVTVLTFPESPRLAFTRFSPDLLRHLTSEERRYQLFEESGVDQLYLTDFTSGFAATTPQAFIENYIQALEARVVVVGFDYHFGNTRATVVELKEMFDGEVEVVGEVQLKGEKVSSTRIRKAVQEGNVHEANQLLGYPFETRGIVVHGDARGRMIGYPTANLAPIDAVHLPGDGVYVADVAISGKRYRAMASVGKNITFDGTELRLEAHIFGFERYIYGENITIYWLEKIRDMIKFDGIDALMTQMKEDERIALTWKDHD, encoded by the coding sequence ATGAAACGGATAACCATAAACGATTATAAAGACATTCAGCCCCAAGGAGACACCGTATTGGTATTGGGGTATTTTGACGGCATTCATTTGGGACATAAGGCCTTGTTAGATAAGGCACGTGCAATAGCAGATCAACGTGGATTGACGGTAACTGTTCTGACCTTTCCAGAGTCACCTCGTCTGGCTTTTACCCGCTTTAGTCCTGACTTGCTTCGTCATTTGACAAGCGAAGAGCGCCGCTATCAACTTTTTGAAGAGTCTGGCGTTGACCAGCTTTACCTGACGGATTTTACGAGCGGTTTTGCTGCGACGACACCGCAAGCTTTTATTGAAAATTATATCCAGGCCTTAGAGGCGCGTGTCGTGGTTGTTGGCTTTGATTATCATTTTGGGAATACGAGGGCAACGGTTGTAGAGTTAAAAGAAATGTTTGACGGAGAAGTCGAAGTGGTCGGTGAAGTGCAATTGAAAGGCGAAAAAGTATCGTCCACTCGGATTCGTAAGGCAGTCCAAGAAGGAAATGTACACGAAGCCAATCAATTATTGGGCTATCCCTTTGAGACAAGAGGGATTGTTGTACATGGTGATGCGCGTGGACGGATGATTGGTTATCCCACCGCCAATCTAGCTCCGATTGACGCAGTACATCTACCGGGCGACGGGGTCTATGTAGCAGACGTTGCGATTTCTGGGAAACGCTATCGGGCTATGGCGAGCGTCGGAAAAAATATTACCTTTGATGGAACTGAACTACGTTTAGAAGCTCATATTTTCGGATTTGAGCGCTATATCTATGGAGAAAACATCACGATTTACTGGCTAGAAAAAATTCGTGATATGATTAAATTTGATGGCATTGATGCCCTCATGACACAAATGAAAGAAGATGAGCGGATTGCGCTCACTTGGAAGGATCATGATTAA
- a CDS encoding potassium channel family protein, which yields MIKKIIKDSRYEVAMIVMAVLYVLLIVSEMLALISAQSLFYHIFDTMLWAIFVFDYSSNLYYADNKGRYIRNNLLDLIAILPFVQLAAFFRIGRIARFAKLVGLLKFTRLIAVSSKLWEILRKLMNTNGLSKILVLNFVAVMVASSVLTIVERESFLNSLWWSIVTMTTVGYGDIVPQTAIAKVIAIVLMLIGILTFGMVTAIITRFFVDSERDAKIDELNHKIEEQNLILQRLEAKLDDLSRDKQG from the coding sequence ATGATTAAGAAAATCATAAAAGATTCGCGCTATGAGGTAGCGATGATTGTGATGGCTGTGCTCTACGTTTTACTGATTGTTAGTGAAATGTTAGCACTTATTTCTGCTCAAAGTCTCTTTTATCATATTTTTGATACCATGCTTTGGGCTATTTTTGTGTTTGATTATAGTAGTAATCTGTATTATGCCGACAATAAAGGGAGATATATTCGCAATAATCTCCTTGACTTGATTGCGATTTTGCCTTTTGTTCAACTGGCAGCTTTTTTCAGAATTGGACGAATTGCGCGCTTTGCCAAATTGGTTGGTTTGCTAAAATTCACGCGCTTGATTGCGGTTTCCAGCAAGCTCTGGGAGATTTTGCGCAAACTGATGAATACCAATGGTCTTTCAAAAATCTTAGTCCTCAACTTTGTAGCAGTCATGGTAGCAAGTAGTGTCCTCACAATTGTTGAAAGGGAGTCCTTTTTAAACTCTCTTTGGTGGTCAATTGTGACCATGACAACGGTTGGTTACGGGGACATTGTGCCGCAGACGGCAATTGCAAAAGTCATTGCCATTGTCCTCATGCTGATTGGCATTTTGACCTTCGGGATGGTGACGGCCATTATCACACGCTTTTTCGTTGATAGTGAGCGGGATGCCAAGATTGATGAATTAAATCACAAAATTGAAGAACAAAATTTAATCTTACAACGTTTAGAAGCCAAATTAGATGATTTATCACGGGATAAACAAGGATAA